The following are from one region of the Streptomyces rubrogriseus genome:
- a CDS encoding DeoR/GlpR family DNA-binding transcription regulator translates to MFAAERRQLILEMVRANGAVSLRELARVVQTSEVTVRRDVRALEAEGLLDRRHGGAVLPGGFTRESGFPQKSHLATAEKTAIADLAAGLVEEGEAIVVGAGTTTQELARRLARVPGLTVVTNSLLVAQALAHANRVEVVMTGGTLRGSNYALVGSGAEQSLQGLRVSKAFLSGSGLTAERGLSTSNMLSASVDRALVQAAAEVVVLADHSKLGTDTMFQTVPTDVITRLVTDESPGHDDRAATELQALADQGVQIAVAGASGGGTANGTGASGAPGGDSVGRQQRRDVPLPGPRRQVPGAAGAGLRSATALGEQGGGAERARVADMRRR, encoded by the coding sequence GTGTTCGCTGCAGAACGTCGCCAATTGATCCTCGAAATGGTGCGAGCGAACGGGGCCGTGTCGCTCCGTGAGCTCGCCCGCGTCGTCCAGACCTCCGAAGTGACCGTACGGCGGGACGTGCGCGCACTGGAGGCAGAAGGACTCCTCGACCGCCGGCACGGCGGTGCGGTACTGCCGGGCGGGTTCACGCGAGAGTCCGGCTTTCCGCAGAAATCCCATCTCGCGACCGCCGAGAAGACGGCCATCGCCGATCTCGCCGCGGGCCTCGTCGAAGAGGGCGAAGCCATCGTGGTGGGGGCGGGTACGACGACGCAGGAGCTGGCCCGCCGGCTCGCGCGAGTGCCCGGGCTGACCGTCGTCACCAACTCGCTGCTGGTGGCCCAGGCCCTTGCCCATGCCAACCGGGTCGAAGTGGTGATGACCGGAGGCACGCTCAGGGGGTCCAACTACGCCCTGGTGGGGTCGGGGGCCGAGCAGTCCCTCCAGGGGCTGCGGGTCTCCAAGGCCTTCCTGTCCGGGAGCGGGCTGACCGCCGAGCGGGGGCTGTCCACCTCCAACATGCTGTCGGCCTCCGTCGACCGGGCGCTGGTCCAGGCCGCCGCCGAGGTCGTCGTCCTCGCCGACCACTCCAAGCTGGGTACGGACACCATGTTCCAGACCGTGCCCACCGACGTCATCACCCGTCTGGTCACCGACGAGTCGCCGGGCCACGACGACCGCGCCGCCACCGAGTTGCAGGCCCTGGCCGACCAGGGCGTGCAGATCGCCGTGGCCGGGGCGTCAGGGGGTGGTACGGCGAACGGCACCGGGGCTTCGGGGGCCCCGGGGGGTGATTCCGTGGGGCGTCAGCAACGTCGGGACGTGCCGCTTCCGGGGCCGCGCCGTCAGGTTCCGGGGGCTGCGGGCGCGGGGTTGCGGTCTGCCACCGCGCTGGGTGAGCAGGGGGGCGGAGCGGAGCGGGCGCGCGTCGCCGACATGCGGCGACGGTAG
- the mmpB gene encoding morphogenic membrane protein MmpB — protein MLWSDPENEPPKELRDTQDMLRRLSVFLALAMVLAMIVLGLG, from the coding sequence ATGCTGTGGTCCGACCCCGAGAACGAGCCGCCCAAGGAACTGCGCGACACGCAGGACATGCTGCGGCGGCTGAGCGTGTTCCTGGCGCTGGCCATGGTCCTCGCGATGATCGTCCTCGGCCTGGGCTGA
- a CDS encoding acetyl/propionyl/methylcrotonyl-CoA carboxylase subunit alpha yields MRKVLIANRGEIAVRVARACRDAGIASVAVYADPDRDALHVRAADEAFALGGDTPATSYLDIAKVLKAARESGADAIHPGYGFLSENAEFAQAVLDAGLIWIGPPPHAIRDLGDKVAARHIAQRAGAPLVAGTPDPVSGADEVVAFAKEHGLPIAIKAAFGGGGRGLKVARTLEEVPELYDSAVREAVAAFGRGECFVERYLDKPRHVETQCLADTHGNVVVVSTRDCSLQRRHQKLVEEAPAPFLSDAQTAELYASSKAILKEAGYVGAGTVEFLVGMDGTISFLEVNTRLQVEHPVTEEVAGIDLVREMFRIADGEELGYDDPALRGHSFEFRINGEDPGRGFLPAPGTVTLFDAPTGPGVRLDAGVESGSVIGPAWDSLLAKLIVTGRTRAEALQRAARALDEFTVEGMATAIPFHRTVVRDPAFAPELTGSTDPFTVHTRWIETEFVNEIKPFTTPADTEADEESGRETVVVEVGGKRLEVSLPSSLGMSLARTGLAAGARPKRRAAKKSGPAASGDTLASPMQGTIVKIAVEEGQEVQEGDLIVVLEAMKMEQPLNAHRSGTIKGLTAEVGASLTSGAAICEIKD; encoded by the coding sequence GTGCGCAAGGTGCTCATCGCCAATCGTGGCGAAATCGCTGTCCGCGTGGCCCGGGCCTGCCGGGACGCCGGGATCGCGAGCGTGGCCGTCTACGCGGATCCGGACCGGGACGCGTTGCACGTCCGTGCCGCTGATGAGGCGTTCGCCCTGGGTGGTGACACCCCCGCGACCAGCTATCTGGACATCGCCAAGGTCCTCAAAGCCGCCCGCGAGTCGGGCGCGGACGCCATCCACCCCGGCTACGGATTCCTCTCGGAGAACGCCGAGTTCGCGCAGGCGGTCCTGGACGCCGGCCTGATCTGGATCGGCCCGCCCCCACACGCCATCCGCGACCTGGGCGACAAGGTCGCCGCCCGCCACATCGCCCAGCGGGCCGGCGCCCCCCTGGTCGCCGGCACCCCCGACCCCGTCTCCGGCGCGGACGAGGTCGTCGCCTTCGCGAAGGAACACGGCCTGCCCATCGCGATCAAGGCCGCCTTCGGCGGCGGCGGCCGCGGCCTCAAGGTCGCCCGCACCCTCGAAGAGGTCCCCGAGCTGTACGACTCCGCCGTCCGCGAGGCCGTGGCCGCCTTCGGCCGCGGGGAATGCTTCGTCGAGCGCTACCTCGACAAGCCCCGCCACGTGGAGACCCAGTGCCTGGCCGACACCCACGGCAACGTGGTCGTCGTCTCCACCCGCGACTGCTCCCTGCAGCGCCGCCACCAAAAGCTCGTCGAGGAGGCCCCCGCACCCTTCCTCTCCGACGCCCAGACGGCAGAGCTGTACGCGTCCTCCAAGGCCATCCTCAAGGAGGCCGGCTACGTCGGCGCCGGCACCGTGGAGTTCCTCGTCGGCATGGACGGCACGATCTCCTTCCTGGAGGTCAACACCCGCCTCCAGGTCGAACACCCGGTCACCGAGGAAGTCGCCGGCATCGACCTGGTCCGCGAGATGTTCCGCATCGCCGACGGCGAAGAACTCGGCTACGACGACCCCGCCCTGCGCGGCCACTCCTTCGAGTTCCGCATCAACGGCGAGGACCCCGGCCGCGGCTTCCTGCCCGCCCCCGGCACCGTCACCCTCTTCGACGCACCCACCGGCCCCGGCGTCCGCCTCGACGCCGGCGTCGAATCCGGCTCCGTCATCGGCCCCGCCTGGGACTCCCTGCTCGCCAAACTCATCGTCACCGGCCGCACCCGCGCCGAGGCACTCCAGCGGGCGGCCCGCGCCCTGGACGAGTTCACCGTCGAGGGCATGGCCACCGCCATCCCCTTCCACCGCACGGTCGTCCGCGATCCGGCCTTCGCCCCCGAACTCACCGGCTCCACCGACCCCTTCACCGTCCACACCCGGTGGATCGAGACCGAGTTCGTCAACGAGATCAAGCCCTTCACCACGCCCGCCGATACCGAGGCGGACGAGGAGTCGGGCCGTGAGACGGTCGTCGTCGAGGTCGGCGGCAAGCGCCTGGAAGTCTCCCTCCCCTCCAGCCTGGGCATGTCCCTGGCCCGCACCGGCCTGGCAGCCGGGGCCCGCCCCAAACGCCGCGCGGCCAAGAAGTCCGGCCCCGCCGCCTCCGGCGACACCCTCGCCTCCCCGATGCAGGGCACCATCGTCAAGATCGCCGTCGAGGAGGGCCAGGAAGTCCAGGAAGGCGACCTCATCGTCGTCCTCGAAGCGATGAAGATGGAACAGCCCCTCAACGCCCACAGGTCCGGCACCATCAAGGGCCTCACCGCCGAAGTCGGCGCCTCCCTCACCTCCGGCGCCGCCATCTGCGAGATCAAGGACTGA
- a CDS encoding purine-nucleoside phosphorylase, with protein sequence MNASLLPDDIQGDPYAAADAAAARLRELTGAETHDVALVMGSGWAPAVDALGAPEADLQVTDLPGFPEPAVEGHGGKVRSYTLGDKRALVFLGRTHYYEGHGVAAVSHGVRTAVAAGVKTIILTNGCGGLREGMRPGQPVLISDHINLTATSPIVGANFVDLTDLYSPRLRALCKEVDATLEEGVYAQFPGPHYETPAEIRMARVIGADLVGMSTVLEAIAAREAGAEVLGISLVTNLAAGMTGEPLNHEEVLQAGRDSAARMGKLLTQVLGRL encoded by the coding sequence GTGAACGCATCTCTTCTTCCGGACGACATCCAGGGCGACCCGTACGCCGCCGCCGACGCCGCCGCGGCCCGCCTGCGCGAACTCACCGGCGCCGAGACCCACGACGTCGCCCTCGTGATGGGCTCCGGCTGGGCACCGGCCGTGGACGCCCTGGGCGCCCCCGAGGCCGATCTCCAGGTCACCGACCTCCCGGGCTTCCCCGAGCCCGCGGTGGAGGGCCACGGCGGCAAGGTCCGCTCGTACACCCTCGGCGACAAGCGCGCACTGGTCTTCCTGGGCCGCACCCATTACTACGAGGGCCACGGCGTCGCCGCCGTCTCCCACGGCGTCCGCACCGCGGTCGCCGCCGGCGTCAAGACGATCATCCTGACCAACGGCTGCGGCGGCCTGCGCGAGGGCATGCGCCCCGGCCAGCCGGTCCTGATCAGCGACCACATCAACCTGACCGCCACCTCCCCCATCGTCGGCGCCAACTTCGTCGACCTCACCGACCTCTACTCGCCCCGCCTGCGGGCGCTGTGCAAGGAGGTCGACGCCACGCTGGAGGAGGGCGTCTACGCCCAGTTCCCCGGCCCGCACTACGAGACCCCGGCCGAGATCCGCATGGCCCGCGTCATCGGTGCCGACCTGGTGGGCATGTCGACGGTCCTGGAGGCGATCGCGGCCCGCGAGGCCGGCGCGGAGGTCCTGGGCATCTCCCTGGTCACCAACCTCGCCGCGGGCATGACGGGCGAGCCCCTCAACCACGAGGAGGTCCTCCAGGCGGGCCGCGACTCCGCCGCCCGCATGGGGAAGCTGCTCACCCAGGTACTGGGCCGGCTGTAG
- the deoC gene encoding deoxyribose-phosphate aldolase, giving the protein MPTTAPAANGPAQGPANGPARGFADVTASDSTLRRFLHGLPGVDTVGLEARAASLGTRSIKTTAKAYALDLAISMVDLTTLEGADTPGKVRALGAKAVRPDPTDRTAPSTAAVCVYPDMVPTAREAVAGSGVKVASVATAFPAGRASLAVKLADVREAVAAGADEVDMVIDRGAFLAGQYMKVYDEITAVREACGTAARLKVIFETGELSTYDNIRRASWLGMLAGADFIKTSTGKVAVNATPANTLLMLEAVRDFRAQTGVQVGVKPAGGIRTAKDAIKFLVLVNETVGEDWLDNHWFRFGASSLLNDLLMQRQKLATGRYSGPDYVTVD; this is encoded by the coding sequence ATGCCCACCACTGCACCCGCCGCAAACGGACCCGCACAGGGCCCCGCAAACGGACCCGCACGCGGATTCGCCGACGTCACCGCGTCCGACAGCACCCTGCGCCGCTTCCTCCACGGACTGCCCGGCGTCGACACCGTCGGCCTGGAGGCGCGCGCCGCCTCCCTCGGCACCCGATCCATCAAGACCACCGCGAAGGCCTACGCCCTCGACCTGGCCATCTCGATGGTCGACCTGACGACGCTGGAAGGCGCGGACACCCCGGGCAAGGTCCGGGCGCTCGGCGCGAAGGCGGTCCGCCCCGACCCGACCGACCGCACGGCCCCGTCGACGGCGGCCGTCTGCGTCTACCCCGACATGGTGCCCACCGCCAGGGAAGCCGTCGCCGGCTCCGGCGTGAAGGTCGCGTCGGTCGCCACGGCGTTCCCGGCCGGCCGCGCCTCGCTGGCCGTCAAGCTGGCCGACGTGCGCGAGGCCGTGGCGGCGGGCGCGGACGAGGTCGACATGGTCATCGACCGCGGCGCGTTCCTGGCCGGTCAGTACATGAAGGTGTACGACGAGATCACCGCCGTGCGCGAGGCCTGCGGGACGGCCGCCCGTCTGAAGGTCATCTTCGAGACCGGCGAGCTGTCGACGTACGACAACATCCGCCGCGCCAGCTGGCTCGGCATGCTGGCGGGCGCGGACTTCATCAAGACATCGACCGGCAAGGTCGCGGTCAACGCGACACCCGCCAACACGCTCCTCATGCTGGAGGCGGTCCGCGACTTCCGCGCCCAGACCGGCGTCCAGGTGGGCGTGAAGCCGGCCGGCGGCATCCGCACCGCGAAGGACGCGATCAAGTTCCTGGTCCTGGTCAACGAGACGGTGGGCGAGGACTGGCTGGACAACCACTGGTTCCGCTTCGGCGCCTCCTCGCTCCTCAACGACCTGCTGATGCAGCGCCAGAAGCTGGCCACAGGCCGTTACTCCGGCCCCGACTACGTGACGGTGGACTGA
- a CDS encoding NAD(P)H-quinone dehydrogenase, translated as MGYVTRIVIIGGGPGGYEAALVAAQLGAEVTVVDCDGLGGASVLTDCVPSKTLIATAEVMTTFDSSYEELGIIVADDTPPMEQAARVVGVDLGKVNRRVKRLALAQSHDITASVTRAGARVMRGRGRLEGMQGLDGSRKVVVRAADGSEETLTADAVLIATGGHPRELPDARPDGERILNWTQVYDLEELPEELIVVGSGVTGAEFAGAYQALGSRVTLVSSRDRVLPGEDPDAAAVLEDVFRRRGMNVMSRSRAQSVKRVGDRVEVTLSDGRVITGSHCLMAVGAIPNTEGMGLEEAGVRLKDSGHIKTDRVSRTSAPGVYAAGDVTGVFALASVAAMQGRIAMYHFLGDAVTPLNLKTVSANVFTDPEIATVGYSQADVDAGKIDARVVKLPLLRNPRAKMQGIRDGFVKIFCRPGTEIVVGGVVVAPRASELIHPISIAVDNNLTVEQIANAFTVYPSLSGSIAEVARQLHTRKAGGEQ; from the coding sequence ATGGGGTACGTGACTCGGATCGTGATCATTGGCGGCGGACCCGGCGGATACGAAGCGGCGCTGGTGGCCGCTCAACTCGGCGCGGAGGTGACCGTCGTCGACTGCGACGGTCTGGGCGGGGCGTCGGTGCTGACCGACTGCGTGCCGTCCAAGACCCTCATCGCGACGGCTGAGGTGATGACCACCTTCGACTCCTCCTATGAGGAGCTGGGGATCATCGTCGCCGACGACACTCCGCCCATGGAGCAGGCCGCCCGGGTGGTGGGTGTCGATCTGGGCAAGGTCAACCGGCGGGTGAAGCGGCTCGCGCTGGCGCAGTCGCACGACATCACCGCCTCCGTGACCCGTGCGGGTGCGCGGGTCATGCGCGGGCGCGGTCGGCTGGAGGGCATGCAGGGGCTCGACGGGTCGCGGAAGGTCGTGGTGCGGGCCGCCGACGGGAGCGAGGAGACGCTGACCGCCGACGCGGTGCTCATCGCTACGGGTGGGCATCCGCGGGAGCTGCCGGACGCACGGCCCGACGGGGAGCGGATCCTGAACTGGACCCAGGTGTACGACCTGGAGGAGCTGCCCGAAGAGCTCATCGTGGTCGGGTCCGGTGTCACCGGTGCCGAGTTCGCCGGGGCCTATCAGGCGCTCGGGTCGCGGGTCACCCTCGTGTCGTCGCGGGACCGGGTGCTGCCGGGCGAGGACCCGGATGCGGCGGCCGTTCTGGAAGACGTGTTCCGGCGGCGTGGGATGAACGTCATGTCGCGGTCGCGGGCCCAGTCCGTCAAGCGGGTGGGGGACCGGGTCGAGGTGACGCTGTCCGACGGGCGGGTCATCACCGGGTCGCACTGTCTGATGGCCGTCGGTGCCATCCCCAACACGGAGGGGATGGGGCTGGAGGAGGCGGGCGTCCGGCTCAAGGACTCCGGGCACATCAAGACCGACCGGGTCTCGCGGACCTCGGCTCCCGGTGTGTACGCCGCCGGTGACGTCACCGGCGTCTTCGCGCTGGCCTCGGTGGCGGCCATGCAGGGGCGGATCGCCATGTACCACTTCCTGGGCGACGCCGTTACTCCGCTGAATCTGAAGACCGTCTCCGCCAACGTCTTCACCGACCCCGAGATCGCCACCGTCGGGTACTCGCAGGCCGACGTGGACGCCGGCAAGATCGATGCCCGCGTGGTGAAGCTGCCGCTGCTGCGCAACCCGCGCGCCAAGATGCAGGGCATCCGGGACGGCTTCGTCAAGATCTTCTGCCGGCCCGGTACCGAGATCGTGGTGGGGGGTGTGGTGGTGGCGCCGCGTGCTTCGGAGCTGATCCATCCGATCTCGATCGCCGTCGACAACAACCTGACGGTCGAGCAGATCGCCAACGCCTTCACCGTGTATCCCTCGCTCTCGGGGTCGATTGCGGAGGTGGCGCGGCAGTTGCACACGCGCAAGGCCGGCGGGGAGCAGTAG
- a CDS encoding PH domain-containing protein, whose translation MTTPEPQSSSPQPSGPVSKDRAYRSPAGISGGVLVLALALWLGIDALVTGEGDTRWKALAALVFLVPLVAAYTVRPAVFANDDRMRVRNPFRVIVLPWAQVESFRSAYSNEVFTEGGDKFQLWSVPVSLRGRKKAARQEDRRLAGGAGGRRRGSVLGGVGQFGTRGGGAGSSAVEGDGPVRAEADKVMDELRELWEARKAAEGSQGGVTVRWAYEIVVPVVAGAVALGVLFGVG comes from the coding sequence ATGACCACCCCGGAGCCCCAGTCATCCTCGCCGCAGCCCTCGGGACCCGTGTCCAAGGACCGGGCCTACCGCTCGCCCGCGGGTATCTCCGGAGGCGTGCTGGTACTCGCCCTCGCGCTGTGGCTCGGCATCGACGCCCTGGTCACGGGCGAGGGGGACACCCGCTGGAAGGCGCTCGCGGCGCTGGTCTTCCTGGTGCCGCTCGTCGCCGCCTACACCGTGCGGCCCGCCGTCTTCGCCAACGACGACCGGATGCGGGTGCGCAATCCGTTCCGTGTGATCGTCCTGCCCTGGGCGCAGGTCGAGTCGTTCCGGTCCGCGTACTCGAACGAGGTCTTCACCGAGGGCGGCGACAAGTTCCAGCTGTGGTCCGTTCCCGTCTCGCTGCGGGGGCGCAAGAAGGCCGCGCGGCAGGAGGACCGGCGGCTCGCCGGTGGTGCCGGGGGGCGCAGGCGCGGGAGCGTGCTCGGGGGCGTGGGGCAGTTCGGCACGCGGGGCGGTGGTGCCGGGTCCTCGGCCGTCGAGGGCGACGGGCCGGTGCGGGCCGAGGCCGACAAGGTCATGGACGAGCTGCGGGAGCTGTGGGAGGCGCGGAAGGCGGCCGAGGGCTCGCAGGGCGGGGTGACGGTGCGGTGGGCGTACGAGATCGTCGTGCCGGTCGTGGCGGGGGCGGTGGCGCTGGGGGTGCTGTTCGGGGTGGGGTGA
- a CDS encoding nucleoside triphosphate pyrophosphatase, with amino-acid sequence MTPQSRRRLVLASQSPARLGLLRQAGLAPEVLVSGVDEEAVTAPTPAELALALAEAKASVVAAKPEVHGALVIGCDSVLDLDGQALGKPADAEEATARWKAMRGRAGTLQTGHCVWDTASGRHVSATASTVVRFGEPTDDEIAAYVASGEPLHVAGAFTLDGRSAPFIDGIDGDHGNVIGLSLPLLRRLLADLGTGITELWAPAED; translated from the coding sequence ATGACTCCTCAGTCCCGCCGCCGACTCGTCCTCGCCTCCCAGTCCCCGGCCCGGCTCGGCCTGCTGCGCCAGGCGGGGCTCGCCCCGGAGGTCCTCGTGAGCGGTGTCGACGAGGAGGCCGTCACCGCCCCCACCCCCGCCGAGCTGGCCCTCGCCCTGGCCGAGGCCAAGGCGTCCGTCGTGGCCGCGAAGCCGGAGGTGCACGGGGCGCTGGTGATCGGCTGCGACTCGGTGCTCGACCTGGACGGCCAGGCGCTCGGCAAGCCGGCGGACGCGGAGGAGGCCACCGCCCGCTGGAAGGCGATGCGCGGCCGGGCGGGCACGCTGCAGACCGGCCACTGCGTCTGGGACACCGCCTCCGGCCGCCACGTCTCGGCGACCGCGTCCACGGTCGTCCGCTTCGGCGAGCCGACCGACGACGAGATCGCCGCCTACGTGGCCTCCGGGGAGCCCCTCCACGTCGCCGGGGCGTTCACCCTGGACGGCCGCTCGGCCCCGTTCATCGACGGCATCGACGGCGACCACGGGAACGTCATCGGCCTCAGCCTGCCCCTGCTGCGCCGCCTGCTCGCCGACCTCGGGACGGGCATCACGGAGTTGTGGGCGCCGGCGGAGGACTGA
- a CDS encoding gamma-glutamylcyclotransferase, whose amino-acid sequence MSLYAAYAGNLDARLMTRRAPHSPLRATGWLNGWRLTFGGEHMGWEGALATLVEDPISQVFVSLYDIAPMDEDSLDRWEGVGLDIYRRTRVRVHTLDGEEGAWTYVLNAYEGGLPSARYLGEIADAAESSGAPHDYVMELRKRPC is encoded by the coding sequence ATGTCGCTCTACGCCGCATACGCCGGCAACCTCGACGCGCGGTTGATGACCCGCCGCGCCCCGCACTCGCCGCTGCGCGCCACCGGCTGGCTGAACGGGTGGCGGCTGACCTTCGGGGGCGAGCACATGGGCTGGGAGGGCGCCCTGGCGACCCTCGTGGAGGACCCGATCTCCCAGGTCTTCGTCTCCCTCTACGACATCGCCCCGATGGACGAGGACTCCCTGGACCGCTGGGAGGGCGTGGGCCTGGACATCTACCGCCGCACCCGGGTCCGCGTCCACACCCTCGACGGCGAGGAGGGTGCCTGGACCTACGTCCTGAACGCCTACGAGGGCGGCCTGCCCTCCGCCCGCTACCTGGGCGAGATCGCGGACGCCGCCGAATCGTCCGGCGCCCCCCACGACTACGTCATGGAACTCCGCAAACGCCCCTGCTGA
- a CDS encoding phospho-sugar mutase: MQDDLLARAKAWLAEDPDADTRAELARLIDAEDHAELTARFSGTLQFGTAGLRGELGAGPMRMNRSVVIRAAAGLAAYLKKEGRHDGLVVIGYDARHKSADFARDTAAVMTGAGLRAAVLPRPLPTPVLAFAIRHLGAVAGVEVTASHNPPRDNGYKVYLGDGSQIVPPADADIAAEIDAVRTLHDVPRPDTGWQTLDDDVLDAYLTRTDAVLAADSPRTARTVYTAMHGVGKDTLLAAFARAGFPRPTLVTEQADPDPDFPTVAFPNPEEPGAMDLAFATARAANPDLIIANDPDADRLAVAVPDTAEATGWRMLRGDEVGALLAAHLVTRGAHGTFAESIVSSSLLTRIAAKANLPHVETLTGFKWIARVENIRYGYEEALGYCVDPAGVRDKDGITAALLITELASTLKQAGRTLLDLLDDIAVEHGLHATDQLSVRVEDLSLIAAAMNRLREQPPATLAGLPVTTAEDLTRGTDTLPPTDGLRYTLDGARVVVRPSGTEPKLKCYLEVVVPVAEHAGLPAARAKAADLLTALKRDLSTAAGI; the protein is encoded by the coding sequence GTGCAAGACGACCTCCTCGCACGAGCCAAGGCATGGCTGGCCGAGGACCCCGACGCGGACACCCGCGCGGAACTCGCCCGCCTCATCGACGCCGAGGACCACGCCGAGCTCACCGCACGCTTCTCCGGCACCCTCCAGTTCGGCACCGCGGGCCTGCGCGGCGAACTGGGCGCCGGCCCGATGCGCATGAACCGCTCGGTCGTCATCCGCGCCGCCGCGGGCCTCGCCGCGTACCTCAAGAAAGAAGGCCGGCACGACGGCCTGGTGGTCATCGGCTACGACGCCCGCCACAAGTCCGCCGACTTCGCCCGCGACACCGCCGCCGTCATGACCGGCGCCGGCCTCAGGGCGGCCGTACTCCCCCGCCCTCTCCCCACCCCCGTCCTCGCCTTCGCGATCCGCCACCTCGGCGCGGTCGCCGGAGTGGAGGTCACCGCCAGCCACAACCCGCCCCGGGACAACGGCTACAAGGTGTACCTCGGCGACGGCTCCCAGATCGTGCCCCCCGCCGACGCCGACATCGCCGCCGAGATCGACGCCGTGCGCACCCTCCACGACGTCCCCCGCCCCGACACCGGCTGGCAGACCCTCGACGACGACGTCCTCGACGCCTACCTCACCCGCACGGACGCCGTCCTCGCCGCCGACTCCCCCCGCACCGCCCGCACGGTCTACACGGCGATGCACGGCGTGGGCAAGGACACCCTCCTCGCCGCCTTCGCCCGAGCCGGCTTCCCGCGCCCCACCCTCGTCACCGAGCAGGCCGACCCCGACCCGGACTTCCCCACCGTCGCCTTCCCCAACCCGGAGGAGCCCGGCGCGATGGACCTCGCCTTCGCGACGGCGAGGGCGGCGAACCCGGACCTGATCATCGCCAACGACCCGGACGCGGACCGCCTGGCAGTGGCCGTACCCGACACCGCGGAGGCCACCGGCTGGCGCATGCTCCGGGGCGACGAGGTCGGCGCCCTGCTCGCCGCCCACCTGGTCACCCGCGGAGCGCACGGCACGTTCGCGGAGTCGATCGTCTCGTCGTCCCTCCTGACCCGCATCGCCGCGAAGGCGAACCTCCCCCACGTCGAAACCCTCACCGGCTTCAAGTGGATCGCCCGCGTCGAGAACATCCGCTACGGCTACGAGGAAGCCCTCGGCTACTGCGTCGACCCCGCGGGCGTCCGCGACAAGGACGGCATCACCGCGGCCCTCCTGATCACGGAACTGGCTTCCACCCTCAAGCAGGCCGGCCGCACCCTCCTCGACCTGCTCGACGACATCGCCGTGGAACACGGCCTGCACGCCACGGACCAGCTCTCGGTCCGCGTGGAGGACCTCTCCCTGATCGCCGCGGCGATGAACCGCCTGCGCGAACAGCCCCCGGCAACCCTCGCGGGCCTCCCCGTCACCACCGCGGAGGACCTCACCCGGGGCACGGACACCCTCCCGCCCACGGACGGCCTGCGCTACACGCTCGACGGAGCCAGGGTCGTCGTCCGCCCGAGCGGCACGGAGCCCAAGCTCAAGTGCTACCTGGAGGTGGTCGTCCCAGTGGCCGAGCACGCCGGCCTCCCCGCAGCCCGCGCCAAGGCTGCGGACCTGCTGACGGCGCTCAAGCGCGACCTGTCGACGGCGGCGGGCATCTGA